A window from Candidatus Binatia bacterium encodes these proteins:
- a CDS encoding TonB-dependent receptor, protein MNAGKAATQGVEVEILAVPFEGAQIRGSIGYLDATYDTFESISDLDGEPIDRAGQRFIGVPDLQSYLSFQYSFGIEAGGPGWLDGWITPRVDWAYNAAINWAGTEVPQATQRGYNLLHARLSYDFLDDRAQVALWGRNLTDEANFNFVSPFVSTFGNLVWYYAPPRTYGAELSYRF, encoded by the coding sequence CTGAACGCCGGGAAGGCGGCCACACAGGGGGTCGAGGTCGAGATCCTCGCGGTCCCGTTCGAGGGTGCGCAGATTCGCGGTTCGATCGGCTATCTCGACGCGACGTACGACACCTTTGAATCCATCAGCGATCTCGATGGGGAGCCGATCGACCGCGCCGGTCAGCGATTCATCGGCGTTCCCGACCTCCAGTCGTACCTCTCGTTTCAGTATTCCTTCGGGATCGAGGCGGGCGGTCCCGGGTGGCTCGATGGCTGGATCACGCCGCGCGTCGATTGGGCCTACAACGCTGCGATCAATTGGGCGGGCACCGAAGTGCCCCAGGCGACGCAGCGTGGCTACAACTTGCTCCACGCTCGGCTCAGCTACGATTTTCTCGATGACCGAGCACAGGTCGCGCTGTGGGGCCGGAACCTGACCGACGAAGCCAACTTCAACTTCGTCTCACCGTTCGTTTCAACATTCGGGAACTTGGTCTGGTACTACGCGCCGCCGCGGACTTACGGCGCGGAGCTCAGCTACCGCTTCTGA